A stretch of the Planktothricoides raciborskii GIHE-MW2 genome encodes the following:
- a CDS encoding cupin domain-containing protein: MLANWRLEKMQIQIEHKPSEEKLKKLEIFSWPIWKKEVSEFPWTYDMRETCYFLEGDVVVTPDRGTPVEMGKGDLVTFPAGMSCTWKIRKAVKKHYSFG, encoded by the coding sequence ATGTTGGCAAATTGGAGGCTGGAAAAAATGCAGATTCAAATTGAACATAAACCCAGTGAGGAAAAACTGAAAAAACTGGAGATTTTTAGCTGGCCGATTTGGAAAAAAGAAGTGTCTGAGTTTCCTTGGACTTATGATATGCGTGAAACTTGCTATTTCCTAGAGGGAGATGTGGTCGTCACCCCCGACCGGGGCACCCCAGTGGAAATGGGTAAAGGTGATTTGGTGACATTTCCAGCGGGAATGTCTTGCACTTGGAAAATTCGCAAAGCGGTAAAAAAACATTACTCATTCGGTTAA
- the adhE gene encoding bifunctional acetaldehyde-CoA/alcohol dehydrogenase: protein MKVTNQAELEALIQRVKAAQAEYATYSQAQVDEIFKKAALAANAVRIALAKMAVAETGMGIIEDKVIKNHFASEYIYNKYKHEKTCGIIEEDKSFGFQKIAEPVGILAGIVPTTNPTSTAIFKALIALKTRNGIIFSPHPRAKQSTTEAAKVVLEAAVAAGAPANIIGWIDEPTVALSQALMQHRDINLILATGGPGMVKAAYSSGHPSLGVGAGNTPAIIDATAHIKMAVSSILLSKTFDNGMICASEQSVIVVDEVYEKVKQEFGDRGAYFLTPEEKAKVASLMIIDGHLNPNIVGQSVETLAQLSGISVPPGTRVLIGEVTEISTNEPFAYEKLSPILAMYRGNDFKDAVEKAEALIEFGGRGHSSVLYTSPANNEHIKYFENRMETGRVLINTPASQGAIGDLYNFRLDPSLTLGCGTWGGNTVSENVGPQHLLNIKSVSERRENMLWFRIPPKVYFKYGCMQTAIQELQGKQRAFIITDKPLYELGITRSLEQVLEEIGIKSDVFYDVEPDPSLKTVNKGLALINSFNPDVIIAIGGGSPMDAAKIIWLMYEHPETDFEGLATRFMDIRKRVYELPPLGKKAMMVAIPTTSGTGSEVTPFAVVTDDRTGIKYPLADYALTPNMAIVDPELVMNMPKTLTAYSGIDALTHALEAYVSVCASEFTNGMALEAIRLLFKYLPSAYKNGAKDPKAREKVHYAATMAGMAFANAFLGICHSMAHKLGSTFHVPHGLANALMISHVIRYNATDLPFKQAIFPQYKYPNAKWRYAQIADYLKLGGETDDEKVEKLVEAIENLKRELDIPMTIKEVLPEDEQAFSKELEEMAEQAFDDQCTGANPRYPLIKDLKELYVLAYQGCRIGAGFYHPESDPAHV from the coding sequence ATGAAAGTCACAAATCAAGCCGAACTTGAAGCCCTAATTCAGCGAGTCAAAGCGGCTCAAGCAGAATATGCCACCTATAGTCAAGCCCAAGTTGACGAAATTTTCAAAAAAGCAGCCTTAGCCGCCAATGCGGTGCGGATCGCCCTAGCGAAAATGGCTGTAGCTGAGACAGGGATGGGCATCATTGAGGATAAAGTGATTAAAAACCACTTTGCCTCCGAATACATTTACAACAAATACAAGCACGAAAAAACCTGCGGCATCATCGAAGAAGACAAATCTTTTGGCTTCCAGAAAATTGCTGAACCTGTAGGAATTCTCGCGGGAATTGTTCCCACCACCAACCCCACATCTACGGCAATTTTTAAAGCATTGATTGCCTTAAAAACTCGTAATGGCATCATCTTTTCTCCCCATCCCAGGGCAAAACAATCGACGACTGAAGCGGCCAAAGTTGTCCTAGAAGCTGCGGTTGCTGCCGGGGCACCGGCAAATATTATCGGCTGGATTGATGAACCCACGGTTGCCCTTTCCCAAGCACTAATGCAGCATCGAGATATTAATTTAATCTTGGCTACGGGCGGGCCGGGAATGGTGAAAGCGGCTTATTCTTCGGGACATCCTTCTTTAGGGGTTGGGGCAGGCAATACTCCGGCCATTATTGATGCAACGGCTCATATTAAAATGGCAGTTTCTTCGATTCTTTTGAGCAAAACTTTCGACAATGGGATGATTTGTGCCAGCGAGCAATCAGTGATTGTCGTGGATGAGGTTTATGAGAAAGTTAAGCAAGAATTTGGCGATCGCGGGGCTTATTTCCTCACCCCAGAAGAAAAAGCCAAAGTTGCCAGCCTGATGATTATTGATGGCCACTTAAATCCCAATATCGTTGGCCAATCCGTAGAAACCTTAGCCCAACTCAGCGGCATTTCTGTCCCACCAGGTACGCGAGTTTTGATTGGAGAAGTGACAGAAATTAGCACCAACGAACCATTTGCTTATGAAAAACTTTCTCCCATCTTAGCTATGTATCGGGGGAACGATTTTAAAGATGCCGTAGAAAAAGCCGAGGCATTAATTGAATTTGGCGGGCGGGGTCATAGTTCAGTGCTCTATACTTCTCCGGCAAATAACGAGCATATCAAATATTTTGAAAACCGGATGGAAACCGGACGGGTATTAATTAATACCCCAGCCTCCCAAGGGGCGATCGGCGACCTCTATAACTTCCGACTCGATCCATCTTTAACATTGGGATGCGGCACCTGGGGCGGAAATACCGTCAGTGAAAACGTTGGCCCCCAACACTTGCTGAATATTAAAAGTGTATCGGAACGCCGGGAAAATATGCTCTGGTTTCGGATTCCCCCGAAAGTCTATTTTAAATATGGCTGTATGCAGACCGCCATTCAAGAGTTGCAGGGGAAACAGCGAGCATTTATCATCACCGATAAACCTTTATACGAGTTAGGAATTACCCGCAGTTTAGAACAAGTCCTCGAAGAAATTGGCATCAAATCTGATGTGTTCTATGATGTAGAACCCGACCCATCGTTAAAAACAGTTAATAAGGGATTAGCCTTAATTAACTCATTTAATCCTGATGTAATCATCGCCATTGGTGGCGGGTCGCCAATGGATGCCGCCAAAATTATTTGGCTAATGTATGAGCATCCAGAAACCGACTTTGAAGGACTGGCTACCCGGTTTATGGATATCCGCAAACGGGTTTATGAGTTGCCGCCTTTGGGCAAAAAAGCCATGATGGTGGCTATTCCCACCACCTCCGGGACTGGTTCAGAAGTCACGCCCTTTGCGGTGGTGACGGACGATCGCACGGGGATAAAATATCCTCTAGCTGACTATGCCTTAACTCCGAATATGGCCATTGTCGATCCTGAATTAGTGATGAATATGCCCAAAACTCTCACCGCTTATTCGGGAATTGATGCCTTAACTCACGCCTTGGAAGCTTATGTTTCCGTCTGTGCTTCCGAGTTCACCAATGGCATGGCATTAGAGGCGATTCGGTTACTGTTTAAATATCTACCATCGGCCTATAAAAACGGGGCGAAAGACCCGAAAGCGCGGGAAAAAGTCCATTATGCGGCCACAATGGCAGGGATGGCTTTTGCTAATGCTTTTTTGGGCATTTGTCACTCAATGGCCCATAAATTAGGGTCTACATTCCATGTCCCCCACGGATTAGCCAATGCCCTGATGATTTCCCACGTGATCCGCTACAATGCCACGGATTTACCCTTTAAACAGGCGATTTTTCCCCAGTACAAATACCCCAATGCTAAATGGCGTTATGCCCAGATTGCGGATTACTTGAAACTGGGTGGGGAAACCGACGATGAAAAGGTGGAAAAATTAGTCGAAGCGATAGAAAATCTCAAGCGGGAATTAGATATTCCTATGACGATTAAAGAGGTATTGCCTGAAGATGAGCAAGCCTTCTCCAAAGAACTGGAAGAAATGGCCGAACAAGCTTTTGATGACCAATGCACTGGGGCGAATCCCCGTTATCCTTTGATTAAGGATCTCAAGGAATTGTATGTGTTGGCTTATCAAGGTTGCCGGATTGGGGCAGGTTTCTATCATCCTGAGTCCGATCCTGCCCATGTTTAA
- a CDS encoding FAD-dependent oxidoreductase — protein MSSESETKKVVVVGAGWAGLSATYHLAKQGYNVTLLEAGSYPGGLVAGWKTEHGRSVEAGIHGFWYPYKNIFKLIDELAIQPFTPWTKSAQYSPAGLEVESPIFQQEPSLPTPLGTFLYPQFQRLPFIDRLSALPMLYALIDFDNSEQAWRRYDSVTARELFKQYGVSGRLYRDAFNPMLLVGLFAPGEQCSAAAALGMLYYFILAHQPNFDVMWCRGTVGEKIFRPWVERIEKAGGKILANHRVTDILFNELGEATDVVCGDEIFDTDAVIFAVGITGMKKIVSNSSHLQSRPEFRNLMNLSGIDVLATRLWFDHQIKIPRASNACFGFDETTGWTFFDLNALHDEYRDEPGSVVEVDFYHANQFLPLTDREIVKIVKGYLTTCIPEFGQAKIIDSSVIRLRQAVTHFSPGSYQYMLPAQTSINNVFMSGDWIVNRHGSWSQEKAYVTGLEAANLVISRLKGGQQAEIIPVEPDEPHIQGLREINQTVRSLAETFLPPFWLP, from the coding sequence ATGTCTAGTGAATCAGAAACCAAAAAAGTTGTTGTGGTCGGCGCTGGTTGGGCGGGTTTAAGCGCTACCTACCATCTAGCCAAACAAGGCTATAACGTCACCCTCCTAGAAGCAGGGTCTTATCCCGGTGGCTTAGTTGCTGGCTGGAAAACTGAACACGGACGTTCGGTCGAAGCGGGAATTCATGGATTTTGGTATCCCTACAAAAACATTTTTAAATTAATCGATGAATTAGCCATTCAACCCTTCACTCCTTGGACAAAATCAGCCCAATATTCCCCCGCCGGATTAGAAGTTGAATCGCCAATTTTTCAACAAGAACCCTCTTTGCCAACCCCTTTGGGGACATTTCTTTATCCACAATTTCAGCGCTTACCTTTTATTGACCGACTCTCAGCCCTGCCGATGCTTTATGCCCTGATTGATTTTGACAATTCCGAGCAAGCATGGCGGCGATATGACTCCGTAACCGCACGAGAATTATTTAAACAATATGGAGTTTCGGGGCGACTGTATCGTGATGCCTTTAACCCGATGTTGTTAGTGGGATTATTTGCCCCTGGTGAGCAATGTTCTGCCGCTGCTGCCTTGGGAATGCTCTACTATTTTATCTTGGCTCATCAACCAAATTTTGATGTGATGTGGTGTCGGGGAACCGTGGGAGAAAAAATCTTTCGGCCTTGGGTGGAACGCATAGAAAAAGCGGGCGGAAAAATTCTGGCGAATCATCGCGTTACAGATATTCTTTTTAATGAGTTGGGTGAAGCTACCGACGTGGTTTGTGGGGACGAAATTTTTGATACCGATGCGGTAATTTTCGCCGTGGGTATTACTGGGATGAAAAAAATTGTCAGCAATAGTTCTCATTTACAAAGTCGCCCAGAATTTAGAAATTTGATGAATTTATCCGGGATTGATGTTCTGGCTACTCGTTTATGGTTCGATCACCAAATTAAGATTCCCCGTGCTTCTAATGCTTGTTTTGGCTTTGATGAAACCACGGGTTGGACATTTTTTGACCTGAATGCTTTGCATGATGAATATCGAGATGAACCGGGCAGCGTGGTGGAAGTTGATTTTTATCATGCCAATCAATTTTTACCGCTGACCGATCGAGAAATTGTCAAGATCGTTAAAGGGTATTTAACCACTTGTATTCCTGAGTTTGGTCAAGCTAAAATTATTGATAGTAGCGTGATTCGCTTGCGCCAAGCGGTGACTCATTTCTCTCCGGGCAGTTATCAATATATGTTGCCTGCACAGACCAGTATTAATAATGTGTTTATGAGTGGGGATTGGATTGTTAATCGTCATGGTTCTTGGTCTCAGGAAAAAGCTTATGTCACCGGCTTGGAAGCCGCGAATTTAGTTATTTCCCGGTTGAAAGGAGGTCAACAGGCTGAGATTATTCCCGTGGAACCGGATGAACCCCATATTCAAGGGTTGCGAGAAATTAATCAAACCGTGCGATCGCTCGCCGAGACTTTTCTCCCGCCGTTTTGGTTGCCGTAA
- a CDS encoding S-layer homology domain-containing protein — MFSRKIISLCSLLLCLETGSLMVQAQEVDSSRDAYGNRTQEIIQMGLMTNYPDGQFHPERVLSRAQLATILVKTFGLDQRIPGQENNLRVSDVPNDHWAFDNIQLVLQNRILHMDEQGRFFPDQPVTRAAGFATFAQAYGVLSLSDAEISRILSSYPDSDRIPGWARRAIASAIFEELVNIDSANNRLNPDQLMTRGDMVYALSQYLAKQENPGTIPTIPLE; from the coding sequence GTGTTTAGCAGAAAAATTATCAGCTTGTGTTCTTTGCTGTTGTGCTTAGAAACGGGTTCATTAATGGTTCAAGCCCAAGAAGTCGATTCTTCTAGGGATGCCTACGGAAATCGCACTCAGGAAATTATTCAAATGGGATTGATGACAAATTATCCTGATGGTCAATTTCATCCAGAACGGGTATTGAGTCGGGCGCAATTGGCCACAATTTTAGTCAAAACTTTTGGATTAGATCAACGCATTCCAGGACAAGAAAATAATCTTCGCGTGTCCGATGTCCCCAACGACCATTGGGCGTTTGACAATATTCAGCTTGTGCTGCAAAATAGAATTTTACATATGGACGAACAGGGAAGATTTTTCCCGGATCAACCTGTGACCAGGGCCGCAGGTTTTGCCACATTTGCCCAAGCTTATGGGGTTTTGTCCCTCAGTGATGCCGAAATTTCCCGGATTCTCAGTTCTTACCCAGATAGCGATCGCATCCCTGGCTGGGCAAGAAGGGCGATCGCCAGCGCTATTTTTGAAGAATTAGTAAACATTGACTCGGCCAACAATCGTCTAAATCCCGATCAATTAATGACTCGCGGAGATATGGTTTATGCCCTGAGTCAATACTTGGCAAAGCAGGAAAACCCAGGCACAATTCCGACCATTCCCTTAGAGTAA
- a CDS encoding PHP domain-containing protein gives MTLNLAEPSTLTLSAAQNKSALKKVFQTINGNSCPLTYNFHLHSTFSDGQLKPEEIMSQAVSIGLQGLAITDHHSIGGYQVAQQWLDRWPNQNQYQNQLQKQLAHGYDSNPAPKPYLWTGVEINADLIGTEVHILGYAFNPAHPSMELYLQRQAPKGRDYQASQVIAAIQAAGGLAVLAHPVRYRRSPVDLIRAAANLGIDGVETYYAYGNPKPWQPSPGQTQQVKELAAEYHLLSTCGTDTHGSNLLLRL, from the coding sequence ATGACTCTGAATCTTGCAGAACCTTCAACCTTGACCCTCAGTGCGGCTCAAAATAAGTCAGCACTGAAAAAAGTTTTCCAAACAATTAACGGCAATAGTTGCCCGCTGACTTACAACTTTCATCTCCACTCAACCTTCTCCGATGGTCAGTTAAAGCCAGAAGAGATTATGTCCCAAGCGGTAAGCATTGGACTGCAAGGACTAGCTATTACCGATCACCACAGCATCGGGGGCTATCAAGTGGCACAGCAATGGCTCGATCGATGGCCAAATCAGAACCAATATCAGAACCAACTTCAAAAACAATTAGCTCATGGGTATGACTCTAACCCGGCGCCGAAGCCGTATTTGTGGACTGGGGTAGAAATTAACGCTGATTTAATTGGCACGGAAGTTCATATTCTCGGCTATGCCTTTAATCCCGCACACCCTAGCATGGAGCTTTACCTGCAACGACAAGCCCCTAAAGGTCGGGATTATCAAGCATCTCAGGTGATTGCCGCCATTCAAGCTGCCGGAGGATTAGCGGTATTAGCGCATCCCGTCCGCTATCGGCGATCGCCTGTGGACTTAATTCGAGCAGCGGCTAACCTAGGGATTGATGGGGTAGAAACTTACTATGCTTACGGCAACCCTAAACCTTGGCAACCGAGTCCCGGGCAAACTCAACAAGTAAAAGAGTTAGCCGCAGAATATCATTTATTAAGTACCTGCGGCACCGATACTCATGGTTCTAACCTGCTCCTGCGTCTCTAA
- the psaK gene encoding photosystem I reaction center subunit PsaK, translating to MIYSTLLAVVPNTLEWSPTVAIVMIICNIVAIAFGKFTIKYPSVGPATPSPNLFGGFGWGAVLGTTCFGHILGVGVILGLASMGAL from the coding sequence TTGATTTATTCAACTTTACTTGCAGTGGTTCCCAATACCCTGGAATGGAGTCCCACTGTGGCCATTGTTATGATCATCTGCAATATCGTGGCGATCGCCTTTGGTAAATTCACCATCAAATATCCCAGCGTTGGCCCAGCAACCCCTTCCCCCAATTTGTTTGGTGGATTTGGTTGGGGTGCCGTGCTCGGTACTACCTGCTTTGGTCACATCCTGGGGGTTGGTGTCATCCTGGGACTAGCCAGCATGGGTGCGCTTTAA
- a CDS encoding HetZ-related protein, with amino-acid sequence MNVKLANSVNRNAETKIAAQETMTLNDDRSVNLSPLATETEVEGMDLETLMNELLSELLTKLKTASSSAPEVARRIAEEVNRICTKSDRIQKSGKVQYWQVNLGRQRLQKCVEYFRLGSRQGRVELHAQLSSMVYRHISSNQYLTFQARYNLIEDFLQNFYIEVLRAFRREHDVPEDYTPRTQLQLAEYMAFTEQYAKRRINLPGYRNQQLIILRAQGFAYGQPQETVMDIEQTVEFPKGEEAEKHGRSYAAQQVREQMISETVDPADAVLRDRVVAELIQYLQDQGQPDCVNYLVLKLKDLSAPDIDEILGLTPRQRDYLQQRFKYHVEKFARSSSQWKLVHQWLGADLDQNLGMSLQEWQAFQGKLSAEQFQLLQLKRHHATDQEIAAAIKCTVKQAQKRWSAILQMAWEARNAENNPENP; translated from the coding sequence ATGAACGTCAAACTTGCAAATTCTGTGAATCGTAATGCCGAAACCAAAATTGCTGCCCAAGAAACCATGACTTTGAACGATGATCGGAGTGTGAATTTATCCCCTCTCGCTACAGAAACGGAAGTAGAAGGGATGGATCTGGAAACTTTAATGAATGAGTTGTTGAGCGAACTGTTGACGAAGCTGAAAACTGCCTCAAGTAGCGCTCCAGAAGTGGCAAGACGGATTGCTGAGGAAGTGAACCGGATTTGCACTAAGAGCGATCGCATCCAAAAGTCCGGTAAGGTGCAATACTGGCAGGTCAACCTGGGTCGTCAGCGGTTGCAAAAGTGCGTGGAATATTTCCGCCTGGGTTCGAGACAAGGACGAGTGGAGTTACACGCTCAACTGAGCTCGATGGTCTATCGGCATATTTCCTCTAATCAATATCTGACTTTCCAAGCTCGTTACAACCTAATTGAAGATTTCTTACAAAATTTCTATATCGAGGTGCTGCGGGCTTTCCGACGGGAACATGATGTCCCGGAAGACTATACTCCCCGGACTCAATTGCAACTGGCTGAGTATATGGCTTTTACGGAGCAATATGCCAAGCGTCGGATTAATTTACCCGGTTATCGCAATCAGCAGTTGATTATTTTACGCGCTCAAGGCTTTGCCTACGGTCAGCCCCAGGAAACGGTGATGGATATTGAGCAAACTGTGGAATTTCCCAAGGGAGAAGAAGCGGAAAAGCATGGTCGTTCCTATGCAGCGCAACAAGTGCGCGAGCAAATGATTTCTGAGACGGTCGATCCAGCAGATGCGGTGTTGCGCGATCGCGTGGTGGCGGAACTGATTCAATACTTGCAAGATCAAGGTCAACCGGATTGTGTGAATTATCTGGTGTTGAAGCTGAAAGATTTGTCTGCTCCGGATATTGATGAAATTTTGGGTCTGACACCTCGCCAACGGGACTATTTACAACAGCGGTTTAAGTACCATGTGGAAAAATTCGCTCGGTCTTCTAGTCAATGGAAACTGGTGCATCAATGGTTAGGGGCTGATTTGGATCAAAATTTGGGGATGTCTTTGCAAGAGTGGCAAGCTTTTCAGGGGAAACTTTCTGCCGAACAATTTCAGTTGTTGCAACTGAAACGCCACCACGCTACTGACCAAGAAATTGCTGCCGCGATTAAATGTACTGTCAAACAAGCGCAAAAACGCTGGTCGGCGATTTTACAAATGGCCTGGGAAGCACGGAATGCAGAAAATAATCCTGAAAATCCTTAA
- a CDS encoding S-layer homology domain-containing protein: MKRLLTILSLTLILQMPTLVNAEEFSHVEKVVSAGLMTKDPTGNFNSNRILSRAELASLLVRTFELDNRQALVSTNDFTLRDVPSSHWAYRDIQIVLKTGVMNGYRDGMFFPNQRVNRAEGLAILAQAYGVFQFPQNNINELLAKYPDAGQIPDWARKSIATAIYEGFVNIGPNNQIKPLEPMTRGDMAYALSQYLERQEGNPAPIPWDQ, encoded by the coding sequence ATGAAACGCTTACTCACCATTTTGTCTTTGACCTTAATCTTGCAAATGCCTACCCTAGTCAATGCTGAAGAGTTTTCTCATGTAGAAAAAGTGGTTTCTGCCGGATTAATGACCAAAGATCCTACCGGCAATTTTAACTCAAATCGGATTCTTAGCCGCGCTGAACTCGCTTCATTATTAGTCAGAACTTTTGAGTTAGACAACCGTCAAGCATTGGTCAGCACCAACGACTTTACCTTGCGAGATGTGCCCTCCTCTCATTGGGCTTACCGGGATATTCAAATTGTCCTCAAAACTGGAGTAATGAATGGTTATCGAGATGGAATGTTTTTCCCGAATCAAAGAGTCAACCGAGCCGAAGGTTTGGCTATTCTCGCTCAAGCTTATGGAGTCTTTCAGTTTCCCCAAAATAATATCAACGAACTCCTAGCTAAATATCCTGATGCGGGACAAATTCCTGATTGGGCAAGAAAATCTATTGCTACCGCTATTTATGAAGGATTTGTCAATATCGGTCCTAATAATCAGATTAAACCTTTAGAACCAATGACCAGAGGCGATATGGCTTATGCCTTAAGTCAGTATTTAGAACGACAAGAAGGCAACCCAGCGCCAATTCCCTGGGATCAGTAA
- a CDS encoding response regulator transcription factor has translation MTQKLLLVDDEPGLREAVQAYLEDSGFEVNVAPNAQQGWQLLEKTLPDLVITDVMMPQVDGYQFLKQMREDPRFKALPVVFLTARGMTSDRILGYQAGCDVYISKPFDPDELVAIVQNLLQRRAAQNSEDGDEAGMADLVRQIAEIKALLTGNTGIVQTPAPIKVDLTPREQSVLDLVAQGLMNKEIARRLDTSVRNVEKYVSRLFSKTGTNSRTELVRYALEHGLTK, from the coding sequence ATGACCCAAAAGCTTTTACTGGTGGATGATGAGCCCGGTTTACGAGAGGCAGTACAAGCCTACTTGGAAGATAGTGGCTTTGAGGTGAATGTTGCGCCAAATGCTCAACAGGGCTGGCAATTGTTGGAAAAGACTCTACCGGATTTGGTGATTACGGATGTGATGATGCCCCAGGTAGATGGGTATCAGTTTCTTAAGCAGATGCGGGAGGATCCCCGGTTTAAGGCGCTGCCAGTGGTGTTTTTGACCGCTAGGGGGATGACCAGCGATCGCATTCTGGGGTATCAAGCGGGTTGTGATGTGTATATTTCCAAACCTTTTGACCCGGATGAATTGGTGGCGATCGTGCAAAATTTGCTGCAACGGCGGGCGGCGCAAAATAGTGAAGATGGGGATGAAGCGGGGATGGCGGATTTAGTCCGTCAAATTGCAGAAATTAAGGCGTTGCTAACAGGAAATACGGGAATTGTTCAGACTCCCGCACCGATTAAAGTCGATTTAACTCCCAGAGAACAAAGTGTTTTAGATTTAGTAGCCCAAGGATTAATGAATAAAGAAATTGCCCGTCGTTTAGACACCAGTGTGCGGAATGTAGAAAAGTATGTGAGTCGCTTATTTAGCAAGACCGGCACCAACAGCCGCACTGAATTAGTGCGCTATGCTTTGGAACATGGATTAACGAAGTAA